The bacterium region CCGTGTGACGGGCCCGACGGCGCGGTTCGCGCCGGGCGCGACGATCATTCACGCGGACATCGACCCGGCCTCGATCGGCCGCACGGTCAGGCCCTCGCTGCGGATCGTGGGCGATCTGCGGGACACGCTGCCCGCGCTGCTCGAGCGCATCGCGCCCGCGGATCGCGCGGAGTGGTGGGCCGAGCTGCGGGAGTGGCCACGGGAGGCGGCGCCCGGTGCCGGCGAGGTCGCGGCGCGCGCCAGCGGCCCGTTGACGGCCCGTGAGGCGGCCCGCGCGCTCGCTGCACGCATCGCCGCCAGCGGCGGCATCGTCGTGACGGACGTGGGTCAGCACCAGATGCTCATCGCCCAGGAGCTGCGCGACGCCACGCCCGGCTCGCACCTCACCTCCGGCGGGCTCGGCACGATGGGCTACGCCCTGCCGGCGGCGCTCGGCGCGGCGCTGGGCCGGCCCGACCGGCGGGTCTGGGCGGTGGCGGGCGACGGCGGCTTCCAGATGACGCTCCAGGAGCTCGCGACCGTCGTGCAGGAGCGCGTGCCCATCCGCATCGCGGTGCTGAACAACGGCTACCTCGGCATGGTGCGCCAGTGGCAGGAGCTGTTCTACGAGCGGCGCTACTCCGCCAGCGCGATCACCGGCCCGGACTTCACGATGCTCGCCCGGGCCTACGGCATCCCCGCGCGCCGCGTCTCCCAAATGGACGAGCTGGAGGATGCGCTGGACTGGGCCGAGGGCGCGAACGGCCCCGCGCTGCTCGACCTGCGGCTGCCCGCCGAGGAGAACGTCTTCCCGATGGTCCCGCCCGGCGCTGCGCTGGACGAGATCATCACGGCGTCGAACGCGGAGGTCGCTGCATGACCGAGGCATTGATCGTTGCGCGACTGCGTGACCGGCCCGGCGCGCTCGAGCGTGCGGTCTCGCTGCTGCGCCGCCGCGCGATGGCCGTGCGCCGGCTGTCGGTCAACGCCGCGGGAGACGGCGTCGTCGAGCTGGTCGTGCGCGTGGACGAGAGCCGCACGCCGCGCGAGCGCGTGCGCCTCGAGCTGCTCGGCCTCGCGGACCTGCTGGACATCGCCGACGCGGCCGTCGTGCCCGTCCAACCCCCAACCGAAACAGGAGAAGCCACGGAATGAGCTCTGTGAGGATCTTCGAGGCCGCGGACGCGGACCCCAGTCTTCTCGCCGGCCGCCGGGTCGCAGTGATCGGCTACGGCAGCCAGGGCCATGCGCACGCGCTGAACCTGCACGACAGCGGCGTCGCCACGACGGTGGGGCTGCGCCCGGACAGCCGCTCCGCCGCCGCCGCGCGCGAGGCGGGGCTCGAGGTGCGCTCGATCCCCGAGGCGGTGGCGGAGGCCGACGTCGTCGCGCTCCTCATCCCGGACACGGTGCAGCCCGCCGTGTACCGCGACGAGATCGCACCCCACCTGCGGCCCGGCAGCGCGCTGCTGTTCGCCCACGGGTTCAACATCCACTACGGCCAGATCGAGCCGCCGGACAACGTGGACGTGATCCTCGTGGCCCCCAAGTCGCCGGGCCACATGGTCCGGCGCGAGTACAAGGAGGGTCGCGGCGTGCCCGCCCTCGTCGCCGTGCACCGCGACGCCTCCGGCCAGGCGCTCGGCATCGCCCTCGCCTACGCCCACGCGATCGGCTGCACCCGCGCCGGCGTGCTCGAGACCACGTTCGCGCACGAGACCGAGAGCGACCTGTTCGGCGAGCAGGCCGTGCTGTGCGGCGGCCTCAGCGCGCTCATCAAGGCCGGGTTCGAGACCCTCGTCTCCGCCGGCTACCCGCCGGAGCTCGCCTACTTCGAGTGCCTGCACGAGATGAAGCTGATCGTGGACCTCGTCTACGCCGGCGGCCTCACGGCCATGCGCCGCGGGGTGAGCGACACCGCCGAGTACGGCGACTACGTGTGCGGCCGGCGCGTGATCG contains the following coding sequences:
- a CDS encoding ketol-acid reductoisomerase, producing the protein MSSVRIFEAADADPSLLAGRRVAVIGYGSQGHAHALNLHDSGVATTVGLRPDSRSAAAAREAGLEVRSIPEAVAEADVVALLIPDTVQPAVYRDEIAPHLRPGSALLFAHGFNIHYGQIEPPDNVDVILVAPKSPGHMVRREYKEGRGVPALVAVHRDASGQALGIALAYAHAIGCTRAGVLETTFAHETESDLFGEQAVLCGGLSALIKAGFETLVSAGYPPELAYFECLHEMKLIVDLVYAGGLTAMRRGVSDTAEYGDYVCGRRVIGEASRAAMREILEDIRSGAFARRWIREAESGGREFQRMRELERSHPIEAVGAELRARMAWLQEGR